From the genome of Verrucomicrobiia bacterium, one region includes:
- a CDS encoding NUDIX hydrolase yields the protein MERSPLFVPVMLKLPDGQFVFERRTADAPYEPDKLGMFGGGLELGETVEECLRRELFDEETSLTPGDVTDLRHIKDYEIPAGEYPVDRYFSLYEGVVPNLDFEVHEGRGVEAYHLAELPHRLDLMATSVYLLRTVLQLY from the coding sequence ATGGAACGTTCCCCTCTATTTGTCCCAGTCATGCTTAAACTGCCCGATGGGCAGTTTGTTTTTGAGCGTCGTACCGCTGACGCTCCCTATGAACCAGACAAACTGGGTATGTTCGGTGGGGGTCTAGAGCTGGGTGAAACGGTCGAGGAATGCCTGAGGCGAGAACTGTTTGACGAAGAAACTTCTCTAACACCGGGTGATGTGACTGACCTCCGGCACATTAAAGACTACGAAATCCCAGCCGGTGAGTACCCCGTAGATAGATATTTTTCTTTATACGAAGGTGTGGTGCCTAACTTAGACTTCGAAGTTCATGAGGGGCGAGGCGTGGAGGCCTATCATCTCGCCGAGTTGCCCCATCGCTTAGATCTCATGGCTACCTCTGTGTATTTATTGCGCACAGTACTGCAACTATATTGA
- a CDS encoding TIM44-like domain-containing protein, which translates to MIEILDLVARAGGGGSSGGGGGGVGIVVLPLILFSIVASRWVRKKRIKKARSKQKAALAKDPTWSEEVIQQTAGNIFYAFQKDWSDFNTDSMKAYLTPRYHYHTSLMLNALWHMNRRNEMRDVNLKSVTLFDVHDNADDELDRFTVEIRASATDNLLDMATGKLLHGTFPAFEELWHFEREGKTWMLDSVTQINRDSLIVKYDPVIDKKYADFAKANKFFYNADFGWLLMPLHGILFSDASYGRSDLNHHVIGLYHNLIVQFFEYTPLIQKQAQLKDHFRHLYQPRNPMANYTVAHTTLPKSYGNILVARHKSSAFFKFSPQGMHKITLEWPQFNKLFDVYATDMDRIASLELVHPAFMEQLVGLSFKVSIEVIGTDLYLYSTDKSADYQQMLDILKKAFKEMKL; encoded by the coding sequence ATGATTGAAATCTTGGATCTTGTGGCCCGAGCCGGCGGTGGCGGTTCCAGCGGCGGCGGCGGTGGTGGCGTGGGAATTGTTGTGCTGCCATTGATACTTTTTAGCATAGTGGCCTCTCGGTGGGTGCGCAAGAAGAGGATCAAGAAAGCCCGGTCCAAGCAAAAGGCTGCTTTGGCCAAAGATCCTACCTGGTCAGAAGAGGTTATACAGCAAACCGCTGGCAACATCTTTTACGCCTTCCAGAAGGACTGGAGTGATTTTAATACCGACAGCATGAAGGCCTATCTGACGCCCCGATATCATTATCACACTTCCCTCATGCTGAACGCACTGTGGCACATGAATCGTCGCAACGAGATGCGAGACGTCAACCTAAAAAGCGTGACGCTGTTTGACGTGCATGACAATGCCGACGATGAACTAGATCGCTTCACGGTCGAGATCAGGGCTTCGGCAACCGACAATTTACTAGATATGGCCACTGGCAAGCTGCTGCATGGTACTTTTCCGGCGTTCGAAGAATTGTGGCACTTTGAGCGAGAGGGCAAGACCTGGATGCTGGACTCGGTTACCCAGATAAATAGAGACAGCCTGATTGTTAAATACGACCCAGTGATCGACAAGAAATACGCCGATTTTGCCAAAGCCAATAAGTTCTTTTATAACGCCGACTTTGGCTGGCTGCTGATGCCGCTGCACGGTATTTTGTTTAGCGATGCCAGCTATGGCCGGTCGGACCTGAACCATCATGTCATCGGACTGTATCACAACCTGATAGTGCAGTTTTTTGAATATACTCCGCTTATCCAAAAGCAGGCACAGTTGAAAGATCACTTCAGGCACTTGTACCAACCGCGAAATCCCATGGCAAACTACACGGTGGCGCATACCACTCTCCCCAAGAGTTACGGCAATATACTAGTCGCCCGGCACAAGTCATCTGCATTTTTCAAGTTCTCCCCACAAGGGATGCACAAGATTACGCTGGAATGGCCCCAGTTCAATAAGCTGTTCGATGTCTATGCCACTGATATGGATAGGATCGCTAGTCTTGAACTGGTGCATCCAGCATTTATGGAGCAGCTGGTTGGCCTGTCTTTCAAGGTCAGTATCGAGGTGATTGGCACTGACTTGTATCTGTATTCTACCGATAAGTCCGCAGACTATCAGCAGATGCTGGATATTCTCAAAAAAGCTTTCAAAGAAATGAAGCTGTAG
- a CDS encoding NUDIX domain-containing protein gives MDRHTRHVGTNILLVRDGKVLLPRRANTGWADGMLGIPGGHLEEGETARQAAVREIEEELGLRVDENRLRFFATAIVRTNREYIYTEFYIELEVGENPVNQEPGKCSELVWCDPKNLPDDVQDIFKTIIKRGYIEKRHYLEIGY, from the coding sequence ATGGATCGTCATACCCGACACGTCGGCACAAATATCTTATTGGTACGAGATGGAAAAGTGCTGTTGCCTCGTCGAGCAAATACTGGTTGGGCCGACGGCATGCTTGGTATCCCTGGTGGTCACCTAGAAGAAGGTGAAACGGCAAGACAGGCTGCTGTACGCGAAATAGAAGAAGAGTTGGGCTTGAGGGTTGATGAAAATCGTCTACGCTTTTTTGCCACTGCAATTGTACGCACGAATCGTGAATACATATATACTGAATTTTATATAGAGCTTGAGGTTGGAGAAAATCCGGTCAATCAAGAGCCCGGAAAATGCTCGGAGCTGGTGTGGTGTGACCCCAAAAACTTACCAGACGACGTGCAAGATATCTTCAAGACTATCATCAAGCGAGGCTACATTGAGAAGCGGCATTATTTAGAAATCGGCTACTAA
- a CDS encoding NUDIX domain-containing protein, whose translation MSEYELERPMVGLGLLVVRDDMILLGERQGSHGEGEWAGPGGHMEQGESFEDVVREFREEAGDHMVVKDIGFLCVTNVLRYMPEKHYVDIGMVATWVSGEPVVMEPDKLKRWGWHHMDNLPTPLMDGMENYIVAYRTGQTYFSAVMDGDA comes from the coding sequence ATGAGTGAGTATGAATTAGAACGACCTATGGTGGGCTTGGGGCTACTGGTGGTCCGTGACGACATGATCTTGCTGGGCGAGCGCCAAGGTTCGCATGGCGAAGGTGAATGGGCTGGCCCCGGTGGACACATGGAGCAGGGCGAAAGCTTTGAAGATGTGGTACGTGAATTCCGCGAGGAAGCGGGCGACCATATGGTGGTCAAGGACATTGGCTTTCTTTGCGTGACCAATGTTTTGCGCTATATGCCCGAAAAGCATTATGTCGATATTGGTATGGTGGCCACCTGGGTGTCTGGCGAGCCGGTAGTTATGGAGCCGGACAAACTTAAGAGGTGGGGATGGCACCACATGGATAACCTGCCTACCCCCCTGATGGATGGTATGGAGAACTACATTGTGGCCTACCGGACTGGCCAGACGTACTTTTCTGCCGTCATGGATGGTGACGCGTAG
- a CDS encoding type II toxin-antitoxin system PemK/MazF family toxin: protein MGQLAIGTVVLINFPFADLRGYKKRPAMVVARSSLNTVILCQITSRRLPDVPSIELTKADFESGGLPITSYIRPDKLFTVDSSTAEKKLLGMMSAGRVEEVKTTARKLFE, encoded by the coding sequence GTGGGCCAGCTTGCAATAGGCACTGTGGTGCTTATTAACTTTCCGTTTGCTGACCTAAGGGGTTATAAGAAGCGTCCTGCTATGGTAGTGGCACGCAGCTCTCTAAATACAGTTATTTTGTGTCAAATTACCAGTCGACGCCTTCCTGACGTTCCTTCCATAGAGCTGACCAAGGCTGACTTTGAGAGCGGGGGCCTACCAATTACCAGCTATATCCGTCCGGATAAGCTTTTTACAGTAGACAGCAGCACGGCTGAGAAAAAGCTGTTGGGTATGATGAGTGCAGGACGCGTGGAAGAAGTAAAAACAACTGCTAGAAAACTATTTGAGTAA
- a CDS encoding AbrB/MazE/SpoVT family DNA-binding domain-containing protein has protein sequence MKASIIKIGNSKGIRIPKKLLEETRLYNEADIVVEKGALVIRPIKAGNIDEGVMLSYTALAKEWDTPEEDKAWASLQ, from the coding sequence ATGAAAGCTTCAATCATTAAAATTGGCAATTCAAAAGGTATCCGCATTCCGAAGAAGCTGCTTGAAGAAACCAGGCTGTATAACGAGGCAGACATTGTGGTTGAGAAGGGCGCGCTCGTGATCCGTCCGATCAAAGCCGGAAATATTGATGAAGGTGTCATGCTTAGCTACACCGCACTCGCCAAAGAATGGGATACACCCGAAGAGGACAAAGCGTGGGCCAGCTTGCAATAG